The nucleotide sequence CGTCGCTTCGCTCCTCGCAAAGACGTTGCTACCCAAGACGGTTGCTACATACGCGTTCAAACACCAAAGCCAGGCGGGTTTTGCCCCCCCTTGAGGCTGTATATTGTCAATACATAGGTAACACATCTTCCACTACATGGGTTACACCTTTAGGCTGCGTTTTTGAGTATCCTCCATCTTCGTGCGGGCGAGGATACTTCGAGACGATTTACGACACCGGTTGATTTCACGCGGTGATCTGTCATCATGAGCGCTTACTTAAATGAGGAGGCTTTATGAAGCGTACATTAATCACAGCCACATTATTAGCGCCTTTGGCGACTTTTGCTGCGAGCCAGCAAGCATTAACGCAAGATGGCAGTTATGCTTTCGGCTATCAGTTTGGTCAAACCGCGCATGCGCAAATGCCAGAGCTAAGTGCGAAAAGTTTCTCGCAAGGCTTTAATGATGCTTTCGCAGGCCGTGAGCCTAGTTTGTCAAAAGCAAAAATGAAAGCCGGTTTTGCGCATCTTCAAGCGTCTGCGCAGCAAAAGATACAAGCCCACCACGCTAAAGCGGCAGCTAGCAATGGCGCTCAAAGCGAAGCTTTTTTAGCGGCCAATGCAAAAAAAACGGGTGTGGTCACCTTGAAAAATGGCCTGCAATACAAAATCGTTAAAAAAGGCACAGGCCCTAAGCCGTCAGCAGACAGCACGGTCACTGTGAATTACGAAGGTGCTTTGCCGAACGGTAAAGTGTTCGACAGTTCGTACAAGCGCGGTCAGCCAGCAACGTTTAAATTGAATCAAGTCATCCAAGCGTGGCAACAAGCCTTGCCAATGATGCATCAAGGCGCGGTGTGGATGTTGTATGTACCGGCCAACTTGGCGTACGGCCAGCAAGGTGCAGGTGGCATGATTGGTCCAAATCAAGCCTTAGTCTTTAAAGTGCAGTTGATTAAAGTTAACTAGCCCCGCTTTACGGGCCGGATGATCGCATAAATGTGTTGATCATACAGCGTTTGCCAAGCGGCTTGCGCATGATCACTCGAGTGAAACGGCCCGACTTCTAATCGATAATAGCGCGTTTTTCTACGCTGATTTAAGGCCAGATGGTATTTGATGCCGAGCTGGTGCAGTTGTTGGCGCAGCGCTTTTAAGTCCGGGCTGTCTTCGCGGTAGCTGCCAAGTTGTAGCATGTAATATTTGATATCATCTTGCGCGGCCGGCGGCAATGGTTTGAAGTTAAATTGAATATTGTTGACCATCGACCTTGCCGGTGTTTCGCTTGTGTCTGCGCTCGTGGCGGTAAGTTTTTCGCCGGCTGAAGGCTTCGGCGTGACTTTATCGCCTTTGGCATAGGTGGCCATTGTGTTTGAGGTCTTGTGAGGGTGTCTTTCGCCGGAGACCAGAAAAATAATGGCTGCGATGAAAACGATGAACCCCAATAACAAAACCCATCGGAGTTTTAGGCCGGTGCTTTTTTTGTTGGCCGATGGCGCGGACTTGCGGCGTTTTTTAGAGTCGCTAAAGCGCACCGACTGCTTCGGTTTGCCCTTCTTGCGTGATTGGCTTGCATAGTCCTTTGCCACAATTCATCCTACATGCTGCGCGGTGCGCTAATGCCGAGCAAGCTTAGGCCATTTTTCAAGGTTTGGCCTGTGGCGGTGATCAGAGCAAAGCGCGCTTGGCACAAAGTGTCATCATCAACGATGAATTGTTCAGCATTATAATAAGTATGTAAAGCTTGGGCCAATTCGCGCAAATAATTTGCGACCAAGTGAGGTTCTAGGTGTTTGGCTGCGTTCTCACAGACCTCGGGGTAGCGCGATAGGGCTTTGGCCAAGGCCTCTTCGTATTCGCTGCTGAGCTTGTCAAGGTTGGCAAGCCCCAGTGTTTGATCAAACTGTCGGCCGGCGGCTTTGAGTTTTTCATGAACGCTGCAAATGCGGGCATGGGCATATTGCACATAATACACGGGGTTTTCGTTGGTTTTTGATTTTGCGAGCTCTAAGTCGAAGTCCATGTGCTGTTCGGCTTTTCGCATCACGTAGAAAAAGCGCGCCGCGTCATTACCCACTTCTTCGCGTAGTTCGCGCAGGGTGACAAACGAGCCTGATCGGGTCGACATTTGTACCCGCTCGCTGCCGCGGTAAAGCACCGCAAACTGGACCAAGGGCACGCGAAAATGTTGATCGTCTACGCCGAGCGCTTTCATCGAAGCGCGTACGCGTGGCACATAACCATGATGATCGGCGCCTAAAACGTCGATGACATGAGTAAATCCGCGTTCCACTTTGTTGAGGTGGTAAGCCACGTCCGAAGCAAAGTAGGTGGTTCGGCCGTCGTCACGCTGCAAGACGCGGTCTTTTTCATCGCCAAACTCCGTGGATTTAAACCAAATCGCGCCATCTTGTTCGTAGCAGTAGCCGAGGCTTTGAAGCTTTTCGATGCCATGGCTCACCGCGCCGTTGTCCATCAGGCTTTTTTCTGAAAACCAATCTTCGTAATGGACATTGAACTCGGCCAGGTCTTCACGAATGTCGTCCAAAATGGCGTCGAGCGCGATGTTGAAAACGCGTTCATAATGTTCGCCTAAAAGACCTTGAGCATGGTTAATCAAGGCGTCAATGTGTTCTTCTTTGTCGCCATTTTCCTGGCCTTCGTCGAGCGGTACGTCTGAAAATACGGCATCGGCTGTGTGGACTAGGCTATCACCAAAAGCCTGTTGCACATTTTTGGCGATATCGATGATGTAATCGCCTTTGTAGCCGTTAGAGGGAAAGTCAAAGCGTTGCCCCTCCAGCGATAAATAGCGCAACCAAACACTGGTGGCCAAAATGTGCATTTGTCGACCCGCGTCGTTGACGTAATATTCGCGGTAAACGTCATACCCCGCGTTGCTCAAGATGCTGGCCAAGGCTGAGCCGTAGGCCGCGCCGCGACCATGCCCTACGTGCAAAGGTCCGGTGGGGTTGGCTGATACGAATTCAATGTGCACCTTCTCATTTTCACCCAGGGTTGAGCGACCAAATTTATCGCCTTGGTAAAGCACGGTGTCGACAATGGCAAACTGTGCGCTGGTTTTGATGAAGAAATTGATGAAGCCCGGACCTGCAATCTCAACTTTTTCGACCATGTCATGCGCTGGCAGGTGTCGGATGATGGCTTCGGCAAGTTCCCTGGGCTTTTGGTCCGCGTGTTTGGCGAGCATCAGGGCGATGTTACACGCCAAATCGCCGTGGGCTTTGTTTTTGCAGTGCTCTAGGACAATGTCAAGGCGGCGCTCGCTCCGTGTGTTGGACAAGGAAAGGGCGTCAAGACTTTTTTGGATGAGTTGTTCTAGTGTCTGCTTCATACCGGTTTCTCTCATGCAGGGTCAGGCATTATACCGCTAGTGCCTAAAAATGCGAATCTTATCGCGGCTTGAGCGTTTGCCTGCAGTTATCGCTTGTTTTGGGAGGGGGTTTTGTGGAAAAATGGTCGCCAGATTGCACAAATATAAAAGTATAAACGAAGAGGCACGGTAGTGATTGATGAAAAAGGCTTTCGTCATGGCGTCGCGATCGTCATTATTGACGAGAGCAACCGTGTTTTTTGGGCTAGACGCTATCGTCGGCGAGGTTGGCAGTTTCCCCAGGGGGGTATAGAAGATGGCGAGTCGCCAATCGATGCCATGTTTCGTGAGCTCTACGAAGAAGTGGGCCTTAAAGCCACAGACGTGGAGATTCTTGCCGAAAGTAAAACTTGGTTGCATTATTACTTGCCTAAGCGTCTGGTTCGTTATGATGATGAGCCGGTCTGTATTGGTCAGAAGCAAAAATGGTACCTGTTGCGCGTCAATAGCCGCAATATTCGTTTTCAGTTTGATAAAACCGAGCATCAAGAATTTCAGGGGTTTCGTTGGGTGAGTTACTGGTACCCGTTAAAACAAGTGATTTTTTTCAAAAAGCGCGCTTACCGTCGTGCGATGAAAGAATTCGAGGCCTTTATTTCCGATAAAAAATCGCAGGAGTTAAGCGACAATGATGCTTAAACTGCTGCAGCACATCATCCAAGAGGTGAATGAGGCGAATTCGATCTATGCGGCGCTGGACGTTGTGGTCGAGCACGTGGTCACGGCCTTGGATACACAAGCCTGTTCGATACTGCTATTCAATGAAAAGAAAGAAGAATTCGTGCTGTTTGCTACGCGCGGTTTAAAGCAAGATGCAGTCGGTAAATTACACGTACCGATGGGGCAGGGTTTGGTCAGTGTGGTGGCCGAACGCGGTGAGCCAGTGAAAGTACTTGATACCACAAACGATCCTCAAAACTATGCCGTTTATGGTGCCGGCGAGCACAGCTACACCGTATTTTTGGGTGTGCCTATTCAATACCGTAGGCGCACGCTGGGTGTGTTGGTTGTAGAAGACGAAGCCGGTCGCGATTACGAAGAATCTGAAGAAGCCTTTTTATTAACCTTGGCCACGCAGCTTGCGGTGGTGGTTGCCGAAGCTGAGTCGCGCGGTGACTTATCGTTCACGGTGAAATCTGCGCGCGCATTACCGCCAAGTTTGCGTGGTGTCCCGAGTGCCTGGGGTGTGGCTTTGGGTGAGGCTTTGGTGGTTTATCCTAAAGCAAATTTAAGTGCCGTGCCACGCCAACAAGCTGATGATACACAAGAAGAGTTACAGCTATTTGAAACGGCGCTTGAGAAAACCCGCAACGAAGTTCGCGTGTTGGGTAAGCGTCTGGCTAAAGAGCTTTCGGAAGATGAGCATGCTCTATTTGAAGCCTATATCAAAATGCTCGATGGTGACACGATTGTCACAGCTGTACGTGATGCGATTCGGAAGCAAGGGTTGACTGCGCAAAGCGCGATTGCCGATGTGTTTCAAGAACATATTCGCTTATTTCGCACGATGGACAATGATTACTTGAAAGAACGTGCGCAAGACATCGATGATTTAGGTCGCCGCTTATTGGGTAATTTGCAAGAAGATGAAGAAGAGCTGAGCATCGAGTACCCAGATCAGGTTGTGTTGGTCGGCGATAATATGACAGCCACGCAGCTCGCGGAAATTCCACAAGAAAAAATTGTCGCTGTGGTATCAGGCACTGGCTCGGCAAACTCGCACATCGCCATCTTGGCGCGTGCTATGGGTGTGCCGTCTGTGATGGGTGTGAGCGAGTTGCCATTGTTTAAGCTTGATGGCGTTCGCATGATCGTCGACGGTTATTTGGGTCAAGTCTACCTCGACCCTGATGACTCGGTGTTAAAAGAATTTAAAGCCTTGGCTGCCGAAGAAGAGGCTCTTGAACAAGAGCTGGAAACCTTTCGTGATTTGCCGACAGAGACAGAAGACGGCCATCGTGTGAGTTTGTATGTCAATGCAGGGCTGGTCGCAGACATCAGTCGCTCGATCACGGTGGGCGCAGAGGGTGTGGGTTTATACCGCACGGAAGTGCCTTTTATGACGCGCGATCGTTTTCCTTCGAGCGAAGAGCAGCGCGTGATTTATCGACAGTTGTTAAATGTATTTGCGCCCAAGCCTGTGATTATTCGATGTCTGGATATTGGTGGTGATAAATCATTACCCTACTTCCCCATCGAAGAAGAAAATCCCTTCTTGGGCTGGCGCGGTATTCGCGTCTTGCTCGAGCAGCCTGAAATTTTTCTTTCTCAATTGCGCGCGATGCTGCGTGCCAGTGAAGGCTTTGAAAATATGCGCATCATGCTGCCCATGATTTCGGATGTCACGGAAGTTGAAGAAGCCATGGCGTTGATTAAAAAAACGTATCAGGAATTAAAGCACGAAGAGGGCTTAGATATTGTTATGCCAAAAGTGGGCGTCATGGTTGAAGTGCCGTCTGCCATTTACGAAGCCAAAAACATTGCCAAGCTTGTGGATTTTCTGTCGGTGGGCAGTAACGATTTAACGCAGTATATTCTAGCGGTCGATCGGAATAACCCGCGTGTGGCGAACTTGTACGATGCCTTGCACCCCTCTGTGTTAAAAGCTTTAAAACAGCTGGTAGAAAGCGTGCACGAAGAAGGCAAATTGGTGAGCATTTGCGGTGAAATGGCGGCAGACCCGATGGCAACTTTGGTGTTGCTCGGCATGGGGTTTGATATGTTAAGTGTGAATGCGCCAATGTATACACGTATTAAGTGGGTGATTCGCAAGTTTACACTCACCCGTGCGCGCAAAGTCTTGTCCGAAGTGTTGGCTATGCGCACAGCGGCCGAAGTGCGTCGCCATCTTGAGTTTACGCTCGAAGAGCATGGTTTGGGTGGTTTGATTCGAGCGGGGCGTCACTGATGTGGATCACGTTTGTTTTGTTTTTATTTGTGGGTGCAATCTCAGGCGCCTTTTCGGGTTTGCTTGGAGTTGGTGGCGGCATTGTTGTTGTGCCTTTATCAATGTTTTTGCTTAAAACCTTTGGGCATGTACCAGAAAATATTATTATGCAGATGGCCGTCGCGAGTTCCTTGACGTCTATGATTGTGGTCAGCGCCCGGTCTGTATATGCGCGATATAAATTACAGTTAATCGATTTTAATATTTTGAAACCTTTGTTGCCGGGCGTGGTGCTGGGAGTTATCGCTGGCTCATCGCTAGCAACCCATTTGTATAGCAGCACGCTGGAACTAGTTTTTGCTTGCGTGCTGCTGATCTTGTCAATTTACCTTTTTATTGGAGGAAAAACCAAGCATACAAAGAGGCAGGTGCCAGCTTGGGTTGGCTTTATTGTTGCTTTGTTTATTGGCTTTAAATCGGGTTTGTTGGGCTTGGGTGGTGGCGTTGTGATCGTGCCATACCTTATCTATTGTGGTGTGGATATGCGAAAAGCCTCCGGCGCAGCAGCGGCGTGCACGATGCCCGTGGCCATTGTCGGCGCGATTAGTTATGCCGTGTTGGGCGCGCATTTGCAGGCTAATATTCCCTATTCGACGGGTTATATTTATTGGCCTGCGGTGGCGGGCATTGCACTGGCGAGCTTGCTCACGGTACCTTTGGGTTTGAAAGTCGCGCAATCCATTGATACGAAATGGTTAAAGCGTTTATTTGCTGTGTTTATTTTTGCCGTTGCGCTAAAAATATTATTCTAGGAGTTCATTGTGTTTGTCTACCCGCACTTAGACCCGGTTGCGTTTAAAATTGGTTTTTTTAAAGTGCACTGGTACGGTTTGATGTATCTGGCGAGCTTTATTATTGGTTGGTTTTTATTAAAGTACCGGGTGAAAAAATTTAAGCTCGATTGGTCGTCTGATAAGTTAGCTGACTTGGTGTTTTACGGTGCCTTGGGTGTCATTTTGGGTGGCCGCATTGGCTACATTCTTTTTTATAACTTATCGTTGTATTTGGCGCATCCCTTGCAAATGCTTGAAGTGTGGGACGGCGGCATGTCGTTTCATGGTGGCATGCTGGGTGTATTGATTGCGATTGCTTACTGGTGTCATAAGTACCAAGAAGCTTTTTTTAGCGTGACGGATTTTGTTGCCCCCGTGATTCCTGTGGGCCTTGCGGCGGGACGTTTGGGTAATTTTATTAATGGCGAGTTGTGGGGTCGTGTGACGGATGTGCCTTGGGCCATGATTTACCCGCAAGCGGGCCCACTGCCACGTCATCCTTCAGAGATTTATGAATTTTTGCTCGAAGGGGTTTTGCTATTTTTAATCCTCTGGTTTTATTCGTCAAAGCGCCCACCGCGTATGGCAGTATCGGGCGCCTTTTTACTGGGCTACGGTTGCTTTCGTTTTTTCTGTGAATGCTTTCGTCAGCCGGATCCGCAGCTGGGTTTTGTGGCGTTTGGTTGGATGACGCGCGGCCAAGAGTTGTGTATTCCAATGATTATTCTTGGTGTTTTCTTTTTAGTGTTGGCCTACGTTCGTAAACCACCGGTTGCGTCAGAAGTCTTATGATGGTCGATGTTGTCATTATCGGAGCGGGTGCTTCGGGTTTAATGTGCGCTATTGAGGCGGCAAAACGTGGTCGCTCGGTCTGTGTATTGGAGCACGCTAATCGCGTGGGTAAGAAAATTCTGATGTCTGGCGGTGGGCGGTGTAATTTTACAAACTACCAAGCCACGTCGGCACACTTCGAATCCAGTAATCCACATTTTTGTAAATCCGCTCTAGCGCGGTACTTGCCGTCTGATTTTATCGCGTTGGTTGAATCGCACTCTATTCCTTATCACGAAAAAACGCTGGGTCAATTGTTTTGTGATCGCAAATCTCAAGAGGTTGTCGATATGCTGCTGGCTGAATGTGAGCAATACGGCGTGAGTGTTTTAACGAGCACGCCGGTAAAAAGTTATGATAAAAAGTCCAGCGGTGAGTTTGTCATTAAAACAGCATTGCAAGAAATACGGTGTGAGTC is from Gammaproteobacteria bacterium CG11_big_fil_rev_8_21_14_0_20_46_22 and encodes:
- a CDS encoding arginine--tRNA ligase — translated: MKQTLEQLIQKSLDALSLSNTRSERRLDIVLEHCKNKAHGDLACNIALMLAKHADQKPRELAEAIIRHLPAHDMVEKVEIAGPGFINFFIKTSAQFAIVDTVLYQGDKFGRSTLGENEKVHIEFVSANPTGPLHVGHGRGAAYGSALASILSNAGYDVYREYYVNDAGRQMHILATSVWLRYLSLEGQRFDFPSNGYKGDYIIDIAKNVQQAFGDSLVHTADAVFSDVPLDEGQENGDKEEHIDALINHAQGLLGEHYERVFNIALDAILDDIREDLAEFNVHYEDWFSEKSLMDNGAVSHGIEKLQSLGYCYEQDGAIWFKSTEFGDEKDRVLQRDDGRTTYFASDVAYHLNKVERGFTHVIDVLGADHHGYVPRVRASMKALGVDDQHFRVPLVQFAVLYRGSERVQMSTRSGSFVTLRELREEVGNDAARFFYVMRKAEQHMDFDLELAKSKTNENPVYYVQYAHARICSVHEKLKAAGRQFDQTLGLANLDKLSSEYEEALAKALSRYPEVCENAAKHLEPHLVANYLRELAQALHTYYNAEQFIVDDDTLCQARFALITATGQTLKNGLSLLGISAPRSM
- a CDS encoding RNA pyrophosphohydrolase, which codes for MIDEKGFRHGVAIVIIDESNRVFWARRYRRRGWQFPQGGIEDGESPIDAMFRELYEEVGLKATDVEILAESKTWLHYYLPKRLVRYDDEPVCIGQKQKWYLLRVNSRNIRFQFDKTEHQEFQGFRWVSYWYPLKQVIFFKKRAYRRAMKEFEAFISDKKSQELSDNDA
- a CDS encoding phosphoenolpyruvate--protein phosphotransferase gives rise to the protein MLKLLQHIIQEVNEANSIYAALDVVVEHVVTALDTQACSILLFNEKKEEFVLFATRGLKQDAVGKLHVPMGQGLVSVVAERGEPVKVLDTTNDPQNYAVYGAGEHSYTVFLGVPIQYRRRTLGVLVVEDEAGRDYEESEEAFLLTLATQLAVVVAEAESRGDLSFTVKSARALPPSLRGVPSAWGVALGEALVVYPKANLSAVPRQQADDTQEELQLFETALEKTRNEVRVLGKRLAKELSEDEHALFEAYIKMLDGDTIVTAVRDAIRKQGLTAQSAIADVFQEHIRLFRTMDNDYLKERAQDIDDLGRRLLGNLQEDEEELSIEYPDQVVLVGDNMTATQLAEIPQEKIVAVVSGTGSANSHIAILARAMGVPSVMGVSELPLFKLDGVRMIVDGYLGQVYLDPDDSVLKEFKALAAEEEALEQELETFRDLPTETEDGHRVSLYVNAGLVADISRSITVGAEGVGLYRTEVPFMTRDRFPSSEEQRVIYRQLLNVFAPKPVIIRCLDIGGDKSLPYFPIEEENPFLGWRGIRVLLEQPEIFLSQLRAMLRASEGFENMRIMLPMISDVTEVEEAMALIKKTYQELKHEEGLDIVMPKVGVMVEVPSAIYEAKNIAKLVDFLSVGSNDLTQYILAVDRNNPRVANLYDALHPSVLKALKQLVESVHEEGKLVSICGEMAADPMATLVLLGMGFDMLSVNAPMYTRIKWVIRKFTLTRARKVLSEVLAMRTAAEVRRHLEFTLEEHGLGGLIRAGRH
- a CDS encoding prolipoprotein diacylglyceryl transferase, translating into MFVYPHLDPVAFKIGFFKVHWYGLMYLASFIIGWFLLKYRVKKFKLDWSSDKLADLVFYGALGVILGGRIGYILFYNLSLYLAHPLQMLEVWDGGMSFHGGMLGVLIAIAYWCHKYQEAFFSVTDFVAPVIPVGLAAGRLGNFINGELWGRVTDVPWAMIYPQAGPLPRHPSEIYEFLLEGVLLFLILWFYSSKRPPRMAVSGAFLLGYGCFRFFCECFRQPDPQLGFVAFGWMTRGQELCIPMIILGVFFLVLAYVRKPPVASEVL